Proteins encoded in a region of the Prunus persica cultivar Lovell chromosome G4, Prunus_persica_NCBIv2, whole genome shotgun sequence genome:
- the LOC109948901 gene encoding (-)-alpha-pinene synthase-like, protein MSPNFTSSFALYPSPCPSLPLSPSLQCFYKPKRKQSVSSIRAGPEVSHNQIAKPQIARPTANYHPNIWGDRFINYEYSDDNITHAQKQVDELKEIVRREVFTNLKAGGDGFAHQLKLIEAIQRLGVAYHFEREIEEALERIHGTTYHDNYDGDLHSVALGFRLLRQHGYNVSSDIFNQFKDANGNFKESLTANVSGMLSLYEATHLRVHGEDILEEALVFTTAHLESKITHVRYSLAAQISQALERPLLKCLERLGARNYLSIYQDEASHNETLLKLAKLDFNLVQSLHKKELSEITRWWKEVDFERKLPFGRDRIVELYFWAMAVYFEPHYSAARIIVSKIIAVGTVMDDIYDAYGTFEELEIFTEAIRRWDVNCMDELPDYMQIYYQTLLNLFNEVEDEMVKQGNSYRIYHAKEAAKASCQAYFAEARWLHEGCIPSMEEYMHVATTTVGNHLLATMSLLGMGDVVTKEVFEWLFSNPKILRASNIMFRLMDDIAGSKFEKERGHVASSIDCYMKQYGVSEEETLDVFNKQVVDLWKDINEELLIKPTAVPRPVLMCVLNLTRVVDLLYKRGDDFTHVGKLMKDIVTSLYIDPVPL, encoded by the exons ATGTCGCCAAACTTCACCTCTAGCTTTGCGCTCTATCCTTCCCCTTGTCCAAGCTTGCCCTTATCACCCAGCCTTCAATGTTTCtataaaccaaaaagaaaacaatccGTATCATCTATCCGAGCTGGTCCAGAAGTAAGTCATAATCAAATTGCCAAGCCTCAAATTGCTCGGCCCACGGCAAACTATCACCCAAACATTTGGGGAGATCGGTTCATCAACTATGAGTATTCCGATGACAAT ATAACTCATGCCCAGAAGCAGGTTGACGAACTGAAAGAAATAGTGAGGAGGGAAGTGTTCACAAATCTTAAAGCTGGAGGTGATGGTTTTGCACATCAGCTCAAGTTAATTGAAGCAATCCAGCGTCTTGGCGTGGCATACCATTTTGAAAGAGAGATCGAAGAAGCACTGGAACGCATACATGGTACAACCTATCATGACAATTATGATGGCGATCTGCACAGTGTCGCTCTTGGCTTTCGGCTACTAAGGCAGCATGGATATAATGTTTCAAGTG ATATATTCAATCAGTTCAAAGATGCAAATGGTAACTTCAAGGAAAGCTTGACTGCCAATGTGTCAGGTATGCTAAGCTTGTATGAAGCAACACATCTAAGGGTGCATGGAGAAGATATACTAGAAGAGGCTCTTGTTTTCACCACCGCTCACCTTGAGTCCAAAATAACCCATGTAAGGTATTCACTGGCAGCACAAATAAGTCAAGCCTTGGAGAGACCTCTGCTAAAATGTCTAGAGAGGTTAGGTGCCAGGAATTACTTGTCAATCTACCAAGACGAAGCTTCACATAATGAAACTCTACTAAAACTTGCAAAGTTAGATTTCAATCTTGTTCAGTCTTTGCACAAAAAGGAGCTCAGTGAGATTACTAG GTGGTGGAAAGAAGTGGACTTTGAAAGGAAGCTGCCGTTTGGAAGAGACAGGATAGTGGAATTGTACTTTTGGGCAATGGCAGTATATTTTGAACCTCACTACTCTGCCGCAAGAATAATTGTAAGCAAAATCATTGCCGTGGGAACAGTGATGGATGATATATACGATGCATATGGTACCTTCGAAGAACTCGAGATCTTTACAGAAGCAATTAGGAG GTGGGATGTTAATTGCATGGATGAACTGCCAGACTATATGCAAATATATTATCAAACACTTTTGAATCTTTTCAATGAAGTTGAGGATGAGATGGTGAAGCAAGGCAATTCATACCGAATTTACCATGCAAAAGAAGCT GCGAAAGCTTCATGCCAAGCTTACTTTGCTGAGGCTAGATGGTTACACGAAGGATGCATCCCAAGCATGGAGGAGTATATGCATGTTGCAACAACTACTGTTGGTAACCACTTACTTGCAACCATGTCTTTACTTGGGATGGGAGATGTTGTAACGAAGGAGGTATTTGAGTGGTTGTTCAGTAACCCTAAAATTCTTAGAGCTTCCAATATCATGTTTAGGCTCATGGATGACATTGCTGGGTCCAAG tttgagaaagagagagggcaTGTTGCTTCTAGTATTGATTGCTACATGAAGCAATATGGGGTCTCAGAGGAAGAGACACTTGATGTTTTCAACAAACAAGTTGTGGATTTGTGGAAGGATATAAACGAGGAGCTCCTTATAAAGCCAACTGCTGTGCCAAGGCCTGTCCTCATGTGCGTTCTCAATTTAACAAGAGTTGTGGATCTGCTTTACAAAAGGGGAGATGACTTCACACATGTTGGAAAACTCATGAAAGATATTGTTACTTCCCTTTATATTGATCCTGTGCCACTTTAA